From the Clostridium acetobutylicum ATCC 824 genome, one window contains:
- a CDS encoding Ig-like domain-containing protein yields MKKKNVVLSIVLALVFILFYSGSTLKADSNNAAISYEAHVQNIGWQNWVNDGAEAGTDGQALRVEALKVKLINAPVGAQITYRTHVQNIGWQNWVNDGTETGTDGLGLRVEALEIKLVNMPEYSVQYQVHVQNVGWQNWVSDGAEAGTDGKGLRVEALRIKIVKKTAVQAISLDKTSDMLKVGQTDILNANVSPVNVDNKNLSWTSSDSSIVSVDSSGKIAALKKGTAIITVVSPDGAKASSCKITVNSGDLGVTYETHVQNIGWQDWVYDGNESGTEGKGLRIEALKMNLVNAPSGAQITYRTYVQNIGWQDWSSNGAEAGTEGKGFRIEALDIKLINMPEYTIQYQAYVQNVGWQNWVSDGIEAGEAGKGLRIEALRVRLVKKVHVQAITLQKADASLNIGDVYSLVATISPIDATNKNIKWTSSNEYVASVDDNGNIKALSIGTAVITAATEDGNKTVSCKIIVNSSNKEDTQALEKAKDILAHIIKPDMTQVQKELVIHDYIVANTKYDKDIFHTYDVPYSVYTAYGVLINHEAVCAGYAEAFKLMCNIEDIPANTVVDYNINHEWNIVRLDDGNYYEVDTTWDDPIYFDENKSDVSHRYFNLSDKQMLADHSINKGEWDSKGYPKAAIDNKEFYSITDDSYDSNMVYTSYAGKLSGVDSEGNVKVIANDDARNIIYYNGLIYYISNDSIYRIDTNGQSKVQIARNASKMYIYNGDIYYLGDNDWAIHRVKIDWKYNNNDNSILAYTWSANYFINDGYLYYEANDHLGLHKINLSTLSDQEILKVSDYNVTNYKDYIYYKDSNKLYRADLNGDNIKLISSNITQWMQIYMNYIYYSNDDITWYKMDLDGSNLTNLLI; encoded by the coding sequence ATGAAGAAAAAGAATGTAGTTTTGAGTATTGTCCTTGCACTTGTATTTATATTATTTTATTCAGGTAGTACTTTAAAAGCCGATTCTAATAATGCAGCAATTTCCTATGAAGCACACGTACAAAATATAGGTTGGCAGAATTGGGTTAATGATGGCGCGGAGGCAGGAACAGACGGACAGGCTCTTAGAGTTGAAGCGTTAAAAGTAAAGCTTATAAATGCACCAGTAGGAGCGCAAATTACCTATAGAACTCATGTACAGAACATAGGTTGGCAAAATTGGGTTAATGATGGCACGGAAACCGGTACAGACGGATTAGGGTTAAGAGTTGAAGCACTAGAGATAAAGCTTGTAAATATGCCTGAATATTCTGTACAATATCAGGTACATGTACAAAATGTAGGTTGGCAGAATTGGGTTAGTGACGGAGCTGAGGCAGGAACAGATGGAAAAGGACTTAGAGTTGAGGCATTAAGGATAAAAATAGTTAAAAAAACAGCTGTTCAGGCTATTAGTTTGGATAAAACTTCTGATATGTTAAAGGTTGGTCAAACTGACATATTAAATGCCAATGTTAGTCCTGTAAATGTTGATAACAAAAATTTAAGTTGGACATCTTCAGATTCAAGTATAGTATCTGTGGATTCTAGTGGTAAAATTGCAGCACTTAAAAAGGGAACTGCGATAATTACAGTAGTATCTCCCGATGGAGCTAAAGCTAGTTCCTGCAAGATTACTGTAAATTCTGGAGATTTAGGAGTAACCTACGAAACGCACGTACAGAATATAGGTTGGCAAGATTGGGTTTACGATGGGAACGAGTCAGGGACAGAAGGAAAAGGGCTTAGAATTGAAGCTTTAAAAATGAATCTTGTAAATGCGCCTTCAGGGGCACAAATTACCTATAGAACATATGTACAAAATATAGGTTGGCAGGATTGGTCTAGTAATGGAGCTGAGGCAGGAACAGAAGGAAAAGGCTTTAGAATTGAAGCACTAGATATAAAACTTATAAATATGCCTGAATACACTATTCAGTATCAAGCTTATGTGCAAAATGTAGGCTGGCAAAATTGGGTTTCTGACGGAATTGAAGCTGGGGAAGCTGGAAAAGGACTTAGGATTGAAGCTTTAAGAGTAAGGCTTGTGAAAAAAGTGCATGTGCAGGCTATAACTTTACAAAAAGCTGATGCAAGTTTAAATATTGGAGATGTGTATAGTTTAGTTGCAACAATTTCACCAATTGATGCTACTAACAAAAATATCAAATGGACTTCTTCTAATGAATATGTTGCAAGCGTAGATGATAATGGAAATATTAAGGCACTTTCCATTGGAACTGCTGTGATAACTGCAGCTACGGAGGACGGAAATAAGACCGTTTCTTGTAAAATTATTGTAAATAGTAGTAATAAGGAAGATACTCAGGCATTAGAAAAAGCAAAAGATATTTTAGCTCATATAATAAAACCGGATATGACACAGGTTCAAAAGGAACTTGTAATCCATGATTATATAGTAGCTAATACAAAATATGATAAGGATATATTTCATACATATGATGTACCTTATAGTGTTTATACGGCCTATGGTGTGCTTATAAATCATGAAGCTGTATGTGCAGGGTATGCAGAAGCTTTTAAGCTAATGTGCAATATAGAAGATATTCCTGCAAACACTGTAGTTGATTATAATATTAATCATGAATGGAATATTGTTAGATTAGATGATGGAAATTATTATGAAGTAGATACTACGTGGGATGATCCTATATATTTTGATGAAAATAAATCAGATGTAAGCCATAGATACTTTAATTTATCTGATAAGCAAATGCTTGCAGATCATTCTATTAATAAGGGCGAATGGGATTCAAAGGGTTATCCAAAAGCGGCAATTGATAATAAAGAATTTTATTCAATCACAGATGATTCATACGATAGTAATATGGTTTATACAAGCTATGCGGGAAAGCTTTCGGGAGTTGATTCAGAGGGTAATGTTAAGGTTATAGCTAATGATGATGCAAGAAATATTATTTATTACAATGGACTCATATATTATATAAGTAATGATTCAATATATAGAATAGATACCAACGGTCAAAGTAAAGTACAAATAGCAAGAAATGCTTCTAAAATGTATATATATAATGGAGATATTTATTATCTTGGAGATAATGACTGGGCTATTCACAGGGTTAAAATAGATTGGAAATATAATAACAATGATAATAGCATATTAGCATATACTTGGAGTGCTAATTATTTCATAAATGATGGATACTTATATTATGAAGCTAATGATCATTTAGGTCTCCATAAAATTAATTTAAGTACTCTATCTGATCAAGAGATATTAAAAGTATCCGATTACAATGTTACAAATTATAAGGATTATATATATTATAAGGATTCTAATAAGCTTTATAGAGCCGATTTAAATGGTGATAATATAAAACTTATATCAAGTAATATTACACAATGGATGCAAATATATATGAATTATATATATTATAGTAATGATGATATCACATGGTATAAGATGGATCTTGATGGAAGCAACTTAACTAATTTACTAATTTAA
- a CDS encoding SDR family NAD(P)-dependent oxidoreductase, whose translation MKEYKYTVITGASSGIGYEAAKAFAKRGKNLIIIARRREKLEELKKEILHYNRSLKVIVKSIDLSITSNVYSLYDELKNYNIETLVNNAGFGDYSKVNNQNLEKVESMLSLNIEALVILSSLFVRDYEKIEGTQLINISSAGGYTIVPNAVIYCATKFFVSSFTEGLARELIEAKSNLKAKVLAPAATETEFGKVASDVKEYDYQEKFHKYHTSKQMAEFLIKLYDNDYIVGKVDRNSFKFTLQNPIFDYA comes from the coding sequence ATGAAAGAATATAAATATACTGTTATTACAGGAGCAAGTTCAGGGATAGGATATGAGGCTGCAAAGGCATTTGCAAAAAGAGGAAAAAATTTAATTATTATTGCTAGAAGAAGAGAAAAATTAGAAGAGTTAAAAAAGGAAATCTTACATTATAATAGATCATTAAAGGTAATAGTTAAAAGTATTGATTTGTCAATTACATCTAATGTATATAGTTTATATGATGAGCTTAAAAATTATAATATTGAAACTTTAGTAAATAACGCTGGGTTTGGCGATTATAGCAAAGTAAATAATCAAAATTTAGAAAAGGTTGAGTCTATGCTTAGCTTAAATATAGAAGCATTAGTGATTTTATCATCATTATTTGTACGTGACTATGAGAAAATTGAAGGTACACAGCTTATAAATATTTCATCCGCAGGAGGATACACAATTGTACCAAATGCTGTTATATACTGTGCAACCAAATTTTTTGTAAGTTCGTTTACAGAAGGATTAGCTAGGGAACTTATAGAGGCTAAATCTAATTTAAAAGCGAAGGTATTGGCACCAGCAGCAACTGAAACAGAATTTGGTAAAGTAGCAAGTGATGTAAAAGAATATGATTATCAAGAGAAATTTCATAAATATCACACATCAAAACAAATGGCAGAGTTTTTAATTAAATTATATGATAATGATTATATCGTTGGTAAGGTAGATAGAAACAGTTTTAAGTTCACACTACAAAATCCAATTTTTGATTATGCTTAA